One Megasphaera vaginalis (ex Bordigoni et al. 2020) genomic region harbors:
- a CDS encoding RNA polymerase subunit sigma-70 has protein sequence MTDEQKQQIIALRRAGAGYGRIAMQLQISINTVKSFCRRHSLVTRIDGAVCEQCGKPIDQNPGRKRKRFCCDACRNKWWNAHLTLVKRKAVYTFTCPACGKAFTVYGNSHRKFCSHDCYIAYRFGGVRHG, from the coding sequence ATGACGGACGAACAGAAACAACAGATTATTGCTCTGCGCCGAGCTGGGGCCGGGTATGGCAGGATAGCGATGCAGCTCCAGATTTCTATCAATACGGTGAAGTCGTTCTGCCGGCGGCACAGTCTGGTAACCAGGATAGATGGAGCAGTATGCGAGCAGTGTGGGAAGCCTATTGATCAGAATCCGGGGCGGAAGCGGAAACGGTTCTGCTGTGATGCCTGTCGGAACAAGTGGTGGAACGCACATCTGACGCTGGTGAAGCGGAAGGCAGTCTATACTTTTACTTGCCCGGCCTGCGGAAAAGCATTCACTGTCTATGGCAATAGTCATCGGAAGTTCTGCTCTCATGATTGCTATATTGCTTACCGGTTCGGAGGTGTCCGCCATGGATAA
- a CDS encoding SHOCT domain-containing protein codes for MAIVIGSSALMIAILLTGSEVSAMDKKLFFNEITFQVTINLARKMLNDKLITKKEYQSFKKEMLHKYQPFFGGLYT; via the coding sequence ATGGCAATAGTCATCGGAAGTTCTGCTCTCATGATTGCTATATTGCTTACCGGTTCGGAGGTGTCCGCCATGGATAAGAAGTTATTTTTTAATGAAATAACTTTTCAGGTAACGATAAATCTGGCAAGGAAAATGTTGAATGATAAACTTATTACCAAGAAGGAGTACCAGTCCTTCAAGAAGGAAATGCTTCATAAATATCAACCGTTTTTCGGAGGGTTATACACTTGA
- a CDS encoding recombinase family protein, with product MKKVQVIPATLQNYTEKPIHSQKKRRVAGYARVSTDRDEQLTSYEAQVDYYTNYIKGRSDWEFAGMYTDEGISATNTLHREGFKSMIRDAMDGRIDLIITKSVSRFARNTVDSLTIVRKLRDNGVEIYFEKENIWTLDAKGELLITIMSSLAQEESRSISENVTWGHRKRFADGKVSLAFSHFLGYDRGADGNLVVNKEQAETVKLIYRLYLSGYTFHSIAKKLTEQKIPTPARCKIWRPNTVRSILMNEKYKGDALLQKKFTVDFLTKKSKRNEGEVPQYYVQNNHEAIISPQVFDLVQEEMRKRKNSKIRHSGISIFSSKIKCGQCGSWYGAKVWHSTDKYRQTVYRCNDKFKRHCKTPHLTENEIENIFVRAVNQLIKNKDEILSNIILLKIRLVDTTDLEKKRNALEFNMNLLAERVQQLISENACLTQDQVQYNQEYSELVNRYEKIKIKYDQICDTMKQRTSRGQQLERFIENLQKQEFISIFDKRLWCSLVDFITVNEKDDIWVTFKDGTEIKA from the coding sequence ATGAAAAAAGTGCAGGTCATACCAGCTACACTACAGAATTACACAGAAAAACCTATTCATAGCCAGAAAAAGAGAAGGGTCGCCGGGTATGCACGCGTTTCAACCGACCGGGATGAACAGCTTACAAGTTATGAAGCACAGGTTGACTATTATACAAATTATATAAAGGGACGCAGCGACTGGGAATTCGCTGGGATGTACACGGATGAAGGAATTTCAGCGACAAATACCTTGCATAGGGAAGGCTTTAAAAGTATGATTCGTGATGCAATGGATGGCAGAATTGACCTTATCATTACGAAATCGGTCAGCCGTTTTGCGCGGAATACGGTGGATAGCTTGACAATCGTACGTAAGTTGAGAGATAACGGGGTCGAAATCTACTTTGAAAAAGAAAACATCTGGACACTAGACGCCAAAGGTGAACTTCTTATTACTATTATGAGTTCCCTAGCACAGGAGGAAAGTAGGAGTATATCAGAAAATGTCACTTGGGGACATCGGAAACGGTTTGCTGATGGGAAGGTCAGTTTGGCATTCAGTCATTTTCTTGGTTATGACAGGGGAGCGGACGGCAATCTGGTAGTGAATAAAGAGCAGGCAGAAACAGTAAAACTGATTTATCGTTTATATCTTAGCGGGTACACCTTTCATTCTATTGCAAAGAAATTGACAGAGCAAAAGATTCCAACACCTGCGAGGTGCAAAATATGGAGACCCAACACGGTGCGAAGTATTCTCATGAATGAAAAGTACAAAGGTGATGCGTTGCTTCAAAAGAAATTTACGGTGGACTTTCTTACGAAAAAAAGTAAGAGGAACGAAGGGGAAGTACCGCAATATTATGTGCAAAATAACCATGAGGCTATTATCAGTCCACAGGTATTTGACTTGGTACAGGAAGAGATGCGGAAGAGAAAAAATAGTAAAATTCGTCATAGCGGTATCTCCATTTTCTCCAGCAAAATCAAATGTGGACAGTGCGGCAGTTGGTACGGAGCCAAAGTTTGGCACTCGACTGATAAATACCGCCAGACCGTATATCGCTGTAATGATAAGTTCAAGAGACATTGTAAGACGCCACATCTGACTGAAAATGAGATAGAAAATATATTTGTCCGAGCAGTCAATCAACTTATCAAGAATAAAGATGAGATCCTTAGCAATATTATTCTGTTAAAGATTCGCCTAGTTGATACTACAGATTTGGAAAAGAAACGAAACGCATTAGAATTCAATATGAACCTGTTAGCAGAACGGGTTCAGCAACTCATCTCCGAAAATGCTTGCTTGACACAGGATCAAGTGCAATATAACCAAGAGTACAGCGAGCTAGTTAACCGCTATGAAAAAATAAAAATAAAGTATGACCAGATTTGCGATACCATGAAACAGCGTACAAGTAGGGGCCAGCAGCTAGAAAGATTTATTGAAAATTTACAGAAACAGGAATTTATTAGCATTTTTGATAAAAGACTGTGGTGCAGTTTGGTAGATTTCATTACTGTAAATGAGAAAGATGATATTTGGGTGACTTTTAAAGATGGCACAGAAATCAAAGCATAA
- a CDS encoding N-acetylmuramoyl-L-alanine amidase family protein, translating to MKVFLNPGHAPNGHPDPGAVNEETGLRESDVALAVGKSAASYLNAAGVETELLQSDSLYEICEAANDSDADIFVSIHCNAAMAEEANGTETWACADSYCGNILANCIQRQIIDALDTTDRGVKIATPGVNGLYVLTNTAMPAVLVELAFITNPGDEEILASAQDALARAVARGVTDYEQLILGGK from the coding sequence ATGAAAGTATTCCTGAACCCCGGCCATGCGCCGAACGGGCATCCAGACCCAGGTGCTGTCAATGAAGAAACGGGCCTACGCGAGAGTGATGTAGCATTGGCCGTTGGTAAATCCGCTGCAAGCTATCTAAATGCGGCAGGCGTAGAAACAGAACTGCTTCAATCTGACAGCCTGTATGAAATTTGCGAAGCAGCCAATGACAGTGATGCTGACATCTTCGTGTCCATCCACTGCAATGCCGCAATGGCAGAAGAAGCTAACGGCACAGAAACCTGGGCCTGTGCTGACAGTTACTGTGGCAACATACTGGCCAACTGTATCCAACGCCAAATTATTGATGCCCTCGATACCACTGACCGGGGCGTGAAAATCGCAACGCCTGGCGTCAACGGACTCTACGTTCTGACCAATACGGCAATGCCCGCTGTCCTGGTCGAGTTGGCCTTCATCACTAATCCCGGCGATGAAGAAATCCTGGCCTCTGCCCAGGATGCCCTGGCCAGAGCAGTAGCCCGGGGTGTTACTGATTATGAACAACTGATCTTGGGAGGTAAATGA
- a CDS encoding recombinase family protein, protein MEKKMWKIEQKVTEISKRKRVAAYARVSVESERMQHSLSAQISYYSSLIQKNPTWEYAGVYADYGITGTKIIKRKEFQRMLADAEARKIDIILTKSIQRFARNTVDLLKTVRHLKEIGVEVWFEKENICSLSGDGELMLTILASFAQEESRSISDNIKWRFQKKYEKGIPHAKFFIYGYRWKDGELVIQNEEAAIVRRVFKGYLAGKTRRDIQRELANIGAHTMYGNLFQDSTIKQMLQNPVYKGNLVIQKTFVIDPITKHQVINHGEKDKYVVENHHEAIIDAATFNQVQEEMAWRKEAGKQRGGYARNFLNTSCFTGIIKCGICGKSYIHNIRKYKGKPSEYWSCLSNKGKAEERCGAYGAIPQPALERACMSALEMAIFDKTEFLQRVEKIVVPAYHSLLFYLKDGKVIKQPWKSTALKDMWTEKRKEQVQQRMVQYRKSGLSSRYSAFSERIFCPTCDVKFVRCLETRKNRRVAYWRSRNKHKCVHTSGIQEDWLKKTAAALLGESTFDEQKFREQVEWIEVQKNRTLLFRFYSGENKEVQLP, encoded by the coding sequence ATGGAAAAGAAAATGTGGAAAATAGAACAGAAGGTTACCGAAATTTCCAAACGGAAGCGGGTTGCTGCCTATGCCCGAGTCTCTGTAGAGTCAGAGAGAATGCAGCATTCCCTATCGGCTCAGATTAGCTATTACAGTTCATTGATACAGAAAAATCCTACGTGGGAATATGCGGGGGTATATGCTGATTATGGTATTACTGGAACAAAGATTATTAAGAGAAAAGAGTTTCAACGTATGCTTGCAGATGCAGAAGCTAGAAAAATTGATATTATTCTTACGAAATCCATCCAGCGGTTTGCACGTAACACGGTTGACCTGCTTAAGACGGTTCGGCACCTAAAAGAGATTGGTGTCGAAGTCTGGTTTGAAAAAGAAAACATTTGTAGCCTAAGTGGTGATGGAGAGCTGATGCTGACAATCCTTGCCTCCTTTGCTCAGGAAGAAAGCCGCTCTATCAGCGACAATATCAAGTGGAGGTTTCAAAAGAAATACGAAAAAGGAATTCCCCATGCAAAGTTCTTCATTTATGGGTACCGATGGAAAGATGGAGAACTAGTTATCCAGAATGAGGAAGCAGCGATTGTTCGGAGAGTCTTTAAGGGGTATTTAGCAGGGAAAACGCGAAGAGATATACAGCGAGAGCTTGCCAATATCGGAGCTCATACGATGTACGGCAACCTATTTCAGGATTCTACTATAAAGCAGATGTTGCAGAATCCTGTATATAAAGGGAACCTGGTCATTCAAAAGACCTTCGTAATAGATCCAATTACCAAACATCAGGTCATAAACCATGGAGAAAAGGATAAATATGTAGTGGAAAATCATCATGAGGCCATTATTGATGCAGCGACATTCAATCAGGTTCAGGAAGAGATGGCGTGGCGTAAGGAGGCGGGAAAGCAACGTGGCGGATATGCCAGAAATTTCCTAAACACATCCTGCTTTACAGGAATCATCAAGTGCGGTATTTGTGGAAAGAGCTACATCCATAACATAAGAAAGTACAAAGGAAAACCGAGTGAATACTGGTCGTGCCTGTCAAATAAAGGAAAAGCGGAGGAACGGTGCGGGGCCTATGGTGCCATTCCACAGCCTGCTCTTGAACGCGCTTGTATGAGTGCACTTGAAATGGCAATTTTTGATAAGACAGAGTTTTTACAGAGGGTAGAGAAAATAGTGGTGCCGGCTTATCATTCCTTGCTATTTTACTTAAAGGACGGCAAGGTTATTAAGCAGCCATGGAAATCGACAGCGTTAAAGGATATGTGGACGGAGAAACGGAAGGAACAAGTGCAGCAAAGAATGGTCCAATACCGTAAAAGTGGACTGTCCAGCCGTTATAGTGCCTTTTCAGAACGTATCTTTTGCCCGACTTGTGATGTGAAATTTGTCCGTTGTTTGGAAACACGTAAAAATAGAAGAGTAGCGTATTGGCGGAGTCGGAACAAACATAAATGTGTCCACACTAGCGGCATCCAAGAAGATTGGCTGAAAAAAACAGCGGCAGCCCTTCTTGGCGAATCTACATTTGATGAGCAAAAATTTCGGGAACAGGTGGAATGGATTGAGGTTCAGAAGAATCGGACCCTGTTGTTCCGGTTTTATTCTGGAGAAAATAAAGAGGTGCAATTGCCATGA